In Drosophila yakuba strain Tai18E2 chromosome 2R, Prin_Dyak_Tai18E2_2.1, whole genome shotgun sequence, a single genomic region encodes these proteins:
- the LOC6531451 gene encoding major facilitator superfamily domain-containing protein 6, giving the protein MVRLNRRLLPIKAHFFFFMAAMGPILPQLAVIGKQIGVPPDVMGYIMAFLPLLYVLAKPLVGFLADYFTSLRKFIFIILILIMTLAFAGFYFLPDNSHFIPLEEGSAQWNVTLLGNPPDCNPSIQSSDAFCQTTHQAKCIQEKQGDEFSALIVDNEAGLNLSQNLLHGNESHHICLTQQPRTSDWNNASCEVRHVNSCIYGSGKFWLFVCLLCIGIVGFNVTNSISDACCFDLLGEEEEGKYGAQRVWGTIGFGATAMLAGIVVNWWTTDAVKSLTPALIIMCVFSLLDLFSVSKLKLPKLGGSESIWSDVWQLVRQPPILVFLFFATMAGIIDSFIIYFMFWHLEQVAEATGYMHQIKLIEGLVVAAECLAGEVPFFFYSGKIIKKLGYVHCMSMCFFFYAVRLSLIAWIPNPWYLVGVELFFQGITYALCYTCIVAYASAVAPPGTSATVQGLMAGMDDGLGFSIGSLIGGLMFNSLGGRESFKYFAIAAICTCVAHIVIRPTSRKKQFLPKQGYVPPTEQEIKLPPAQEMEEIRLG; this is encoded by the exons ATGGTGCGATTGAACAGGCGCCTGCTGCCCATCAAGGCAcatttcttctttttcatGGCGG CCATGGGACCCATATTGCCACAACTAGCGGTGATTGGGAAGCAGATCGGTGTTCCACCGGATGTTATGGGCTACATAATGGCCTTCCTACCCTTACTTTATGTTTTAGCCAAACCCTTGGTGGGTTTCCTGGCCGACTATTTCACG AGCCTGCGGAAATTCATATTCATCATCCTTATTCTTATTATGACACTGGCTTTTGCCGGCTTCTATTTCCTGCCCGACAACTCCCACTTCATCCCATTGGAGGAAGGAAGTGCCCAATGGAATGTGACGTTGTTAGGGAATCCACCCGATTGCAATCCCAGTATCCAATCTTCAGACGCATTCTGCCAAACCACTCACCAGGCAAAATGCATTCAGGAAAAGCAAGGAGACGAATTCTCCGCTCTAATTGTAGACAACGAGGCGGGCCTCAATCTTAGCCAGAATCTGCTTCATGGCAACGAGAGTCATCACATCTGCCTCACCCAACAACCAAGAACCAGTGATTGGAACAATGCGTCCTGCGAGGTGCGCCATGTAAATAGCTGCATCTATGGATCTGGCAAGTTCTGGCTTTTCGTATGCCTGCTCTGCATTGGAATCGTTGGCTTCAACGTGACCAACTCCATATCCGATGCCTGCTGCTTTGACCTTCtgggcgaggaggaggagggaaAGTACGGAGCACAACGGGTGTGGGGCACCATTGGTTTTGGAGCCACGGCCATGCTAGCTGGAATCGTGGTCAACTGGTGGACCACGGATGCGGTCAAAAGTCTGACGCCTGCATTGATCATCATGTGCGTGTTCAGTTTGCTTGATCTGTTCAGTGTGTCCAAGCTGAAGCTGCCGAAACTGGGTGGTTCCGAGTCCATCTGGAGCGATGTTTGGCAACTGGTACGCCAGCCACCCATTCTGGTCTTTCTGTTCTTCGCTACGATGGCTGGCATCATTGACTCCTTCATCATATACTTCATGTTCTGGCACTTGGAGCAGGTGGCTGAAGCCACTGGTTACATGCACCAGATCAAGTTGATCGAAGGTCTAGTGGTGGCCGCCGAGTGCCTAGCCGGCGAGGTGCCCTTCTTCTTCTACAGCGGAAAGATCATCAAGAAACTGGGCTATGTTCATTGCATGAGCATGTGCTTTTTCTTCTACGCTGTGCGACTGTCGCTGATTGCCTGGATACCCAATCCCTGGTATCTGGTGGGTGTGGAGCTCTTTTTCCAGGGCATTACCTATGCCCTGTGCTACACCTGCATCGTGGCGTATGCCTCGGCGGTGGCTCCTCCGGGTACATCGGCAACTGTTCAAGGATTGATGGCCGGCATGGACGATGGGCTTGGATTTTCCATCGGATCGCTAATCGGCGGACTCATGTTCAACAGCCTGGGAGGACGAGAGAGTTTCAAATACTTTGCCATCGCCGCCATTTGCACATGCGTAGCACACATCGTGATACGTCCCACCTCCAGGAAGAAGCAATTCCTGCCGAAACAGGGATACGTGCCGCCCACGGAACAGGAGATCAAGCTGCCGCCAGCTCAGGAAATGGAGGAGATTCGTTTAGGATAA
- the LOC6531452 gene encoding lysozyme P yields MWPTWLLVLLSLSLANGRQVGRCSLARQLYRYGMPYNELPDWLCLVEGESSFNTKAINPSNVDGSVDWGLFQINDRYWCKPADGRPSNDLCRLPCRLLLSDDIRYSIACAKYIRKQQGFSAWVAWNNRCQGVKPNVNHCFRRRHRNSG; encoded by the coding sequence ATGTGGCCCACGTGGCTGTTGGTGCTCCTATCACTATCACTGGCCAATGGAAGGCAGGTGGGCAGATGCAGTTTGGCCCGTCAGCTCTATCGGTACGGAATGCCCTACAACGAGCTGCCCGACTGGCTGTGCCTCGTGGAGGGCGAGAGCTCCTTCAACACCAAGGCCATTAATCCCTCGAACGTGGATGGATCCGTGGACTGGGGTCTCTTCCAGATCAACGATCGCTACTGGTGCAAGCCGGCGGATGGTCGCCCCTCCAACGATCTCTGTCGATTACCCTGTCGCCTGCTGTTGAGCGACGATATCCGGTATTCTATTGCCTGTGCGAAATACATCAGGAAACAACAAGGATTCTCCGCCTGGGTGGCCTGGAACAATCGATGTCAGGGTGTCAAGCCGAATGTGAATCACTGTTTCCGGCGGCGCCACAGAAATTCGGGATGA